In Anaeromicrobium sediminis, a single genomic region encodes these proteins:
- a CDS encoding MTH865 family protein produces the protein MSVREIIKKQIVGALKDAQFPINTPEELLGAFPNGAETTCKAGDLKITAGEAGKLLNANHFPFKSAEDVGETIVELAKL, from the coding sequence ATGTCAGTACGTGAAATTATTAAAAAGCAAATTGTGGGAGCTTTAAAGGACGCACAGTTCCCTATCAATACACCAGAAGAATTGTTAGGAGCATTCCCTAATGGGGCAGAGACAACATGTAAAGCTGGAGATTTGAAAATAACAGCAGGTGAAGCTGGAAAATTACTAAATGCTAACCATTTTCCGTTTAAAAGTGCAGAGGACGTAGGCGAAACCATAGTAGAACTAGCAAAACTTTAA
- the rnmV gene encoding ribonuclease M5 produces the protein MIKEVIVVEGRDDVSAVKRAVDAEIITTHGFGITKKTIDRIKFAQEKKGVIIFTDPDFAGEKIRKYITDRVDGCKHAFLPRDEATKKGDIGIENATPESIIAALEKVRSIVHEKREEFKKIDLIRNDLVGSDKATKMRDRMGKELGIGYANGKQFLHRLNNYGITREEFNVALENVKRELK, from the coding sequence ATAATAAAAGAAGTCATTGTTGTAGAAGGCAGAGATGATGTATCAGCAGTGAAAAGAGCAGTAGATGCAGAAATCATAACTACCCATGGATTTGGTATTACGAAAAAGACTATAGATAGAATTAAATTTGCTCAAGAGAAAAAGGGAGTAATCATATTTACCGATCCTGATTTTGCAGGAGAGAAGATAAGAAAATATATAACTGATAGGGTAGATGGATGCAAACATGCTTTCCTACCTAGGGACGAAGCTACAAAAAAAGGTGACATAGGTATAGAAAATGCCACCCCTGAGAGTATAATAGCTGCCCTTGAAAAGGTGAGAAGTATCGTCCACGAAAAAAGAGAAGAATTTAAAAAGATAGACTTAATAAGAAATGATCTGGTAGGTTCGGATAAGGCTACTAAAATGAGGGATAGAATGGGAAAAGAATTAGGTATAGGATATGCCAATGGAAAGCAATTTTTACATAGATTAAATAATTATGGTATTACTAGAGAAGAATTTAACGTGGCACTAGAGAATGTGAAGAGGGAGTTGAAATAA
- a CDS encoding metal-sensitive transcriptional regulator: MTKEQAKKDILNRLKTIKGHIGGIEKMIEEDNKSCEDILIQIAAIRSSVHRVGLLIIEKYADDCLIKNCDGEISREDLEKVLSTIVKFAK; the protein is encoded by the coding sequence ATGACTAAAGAACAAGCCAAAAAGGATATATTAAATAGGTTAAAAACTATTAAGGGACATATAGGTGGAATTGAAAAGATGATAGAAGAGGATAATAAGAGCTGTGAAGATATACTTATACAAATAGCAGCTATAAGATCTTCTGTACATAGGGTTGGATTACTTATAATTGAGAAGTATGCAGATGATTGTTTAATAAAAAATTGTGATGGAGAAATAAGTAGAGAAGATTTAGAAAAAGTATTAAGCACCATTGTAAAATTTGCTAAATAA
- the rsmA gene encoding 16S rRNA (adenine(1518)-N(6)/adenine(1519)-N(6))-dimethyltransferase RsmA, with protein MDKLVSAKKTKEIVNKHGFKFSKSLGQNFLIDENILYSIVHGSNVTKEDTVIEVGPGIGTLTQVLCEEAKRVVAIEIDKTLIPILGETLGDKDNIDIVNEDVLKVDVHTLLRDLKVEGSIKLIANLPYYITTPIVMKFLEEKVPVKGITVMIQKEVADRMRASAGTKEYGALSVAVQYYCEPHIITKVPRSVFIPQPKVESTVINLEVLEKPRVQVRDEKLLFKIVRAAFGKRRKTLLNALSNSGLNFEKDFIREALERAEIDPKRRGETLSIDEFAKLADAFII; from the coding sequence ATGGATAAATTAGTATCAGCTAAAAAGACCAAGGAGATAGTAAACAAGCACGGATTTAAATTTTCAAAGAGTTTAGGACAAAACTTTTTGATAGATGAAAATATACTATACAGTATAGTCCATGGATCAAACGTAACTAAGGAAGATACAGTAATAGAAGTAGGTCCTGGAATTGGAACACTGACTCAAGTATTATGTGAAGAAGCTAAAAGGGTCGTGGCCATAGAAATAGATAAGACATTAATCCCCATATTAGGAGAAACACTAGGAGATAAGGATAATATAGATATAGTTAATGAGGATGTATTAAAAGTTGATGTACACACCTTGTTACGAGATTTAAAGGTTGAAGGGTCTATTAAGTTAATAGCTAACTTACCCTACTATATTACTACACCTATTGTAATGAAGTTTCTAGAAGAAAAGGTACCTGTTAAAGGTATTACTGTAATGATTCAAAAGGAAGTTGCAGATAGAATGAGAGCCAGTGCTGGAACTAAAGAGTATGGAGCCTTATCTGTGGCAGTACAATATTATTGTGAGCCCCATATAATAACTAAAGTGCCAAGAAGTGTGTTCATTCCTCAACCTAAGGTAGAATCCACTGTTATAAACTTAGAAGTGTTAGAAAAACCTAGAGTCCAAGTAAGAGATGAGAAACTATTATTTAAAATAGTAAGAGCTGCCTTTGGTAAGAGAAGAAAAACCCTTTTAAATGCTTTATCTAATAGTGGGTTGAACTTTGAGAAGGATTTTATAAGGGAAGCCTTAGAAAGGGCTGAAATAGACCCTAAGAGAAGGGGAGAAACTTTATCCATAGATGAGTTTGCTAAATTAGCAGATGCTTTCATAATATAA
- a CDS encoding rhodanese-like domain-containing protein — translation MLKIFVLKRRNVYIALLVLLVLVGGLIFLMARSGSNETFSDTMKFTYKKISPEQTKVLLDKNPNAIVFDIREEDEYIQGHIPSATHLSYKELKVQMEYFNKDRIYVIYGPTAKKAAKVADVMTSKGFPKVYILNGGIDKWPYDLE, via the coding sequence ATGTTAAAAATATTTGTTTTAAAAAGGCGCAATGTATACATAGCTTTATTAGTCTTATTAGTTTTAGTAGGTGGTCTTATTTTTTTAATGGCTAGGTCTGGGTCTAATGAAACCTTCTCCGATACCATGAAATTTACCTATAAGAAAATATCTCCTGAGCAGACTAAGGTATTGCTAGATAAAAATCCCAATGCTATAGTATTTGATATTAGAGAAGAAGACGAATACATACAAGGACATATCCCCAGTGCAACCCACCTTAGCTATAAGGAGCTAAAAGTACAAATGGAGTATTTCAATAAGGATAGAATATATGTCATATATGGACCTACTGCTAAAAAAGCTGCTAAGGTAGCTGATGTTATGACTAGCAAAGGTTTCCCTAAAGTGTATATTTTAAACGGTGGTATAGACAAATGGCCCTATGATTTAGAATAA
- a CDS encoding Crp/Fnr family transcriptional regulator codes for MKDLDIFSSLDDSEKNLVARLARPTFLKKGQAVFSEGMPCDKIYFIRKGRILLYKVSAQGKEISLDILKHDDIFGENTIFDDSTHTFNAKALEDTFVCVCSRSDFMELLKNPQIAIKMMKHLTNKLNGYTEQMANIAFNDVKGRILNIIKKLAEKHGKTTQRGIKIDVILSHQDMANLVNASRVMVTNILNTLKNEGLIAIEKRYIYITDSIILENAI; via the coding sequence ATGAAAGATCTAGATATATTCAGTTCTCTTGATGATTCAGAAAAGAATTTAGTAGCTCGTTTAGCTCGCCCAACATTTCTAAAAAAAGGACAGGCGGTATTTAGTGAAGGCATGCCCTGTGATAAGATCTATTTCATAAGAAAAGGACGGATATTATTATATAAAGTATCCGCCCAGGGTAAAGAAATATCATTAGATATACTGAAGCATGATGATATATTTGGTGAGAATACTATATTTGATGATTCCACACATACCTTTAATGCAAAGGCATTAGAAGATACTTTTGTATGTGTATGTTCAAGAAGTGATTTTATGGAGCTTTTAAAAAATCCACAGATTGCAATAAAAATGATGAAGCATCTAACTAATAAGTTAAATGGATATACAGAACAAATGGCTAATATAGCATTTAATGATGTTAAGGGTAGGATACTAAATATTATAAAGAAATTGGCTGAAAAGCATGGCAAGACCACTCAAAGAGGAATAAAAATCGATGTTATTTTAAGTCATCAAGATATGGCTAATTTAGTTAATGCATCTAGAGTAATGGTAACTAATATACTAAATACCTTAAAAAATGAGGGATTAATTGCTATTGAAAAAAGATACATATATATAACTGATAGCATCATATTGGAGAATGCAATTTAG
- a CDS encoding DUF7922 domain-containing protein translates to MDNKKYRRYFIILGQEDEGFSLQTGKSPKGYTKIEVKNGKGVLTHYIQNIKYFYDAEYVYRSYLVGTNRDDIIYMDNGILKVEESGKAELKWTFNADNVDGKKASMKDFNVVCIVAESTKDAKRKSIIIPLAGYIDKKKVVWKEAFSSKLYKKNKEDLFQKHNEKEEIHVSHEHNNDYEVAENKIENLVDVESDKNTYEEEREVADSISPVEDVPVEFAEVSKEDNILEEVLDKNNEEEKVELFAEVKEDEEIEAFKNLGTEVEVQEEIEAFKDIETEVEAEEEIETFKNLGTEVEVEEEIETFKNLGTEVDVQEEIEAFKDIETEVEVKEELNTFKDSGTEVEKEFIEYDKKNLDFMGNQFGYMEEEIESSHKEFQLDGLTNRDSMEHSSYQYHFKMICKYVESMLGYYPEIIPFDKNIQNTRWWRIDYDDQTMYRNFLPFYGYVSEEDNEESGPTCPGLINKYEHYIFGIKYEEDDTKYYMYGIPGRFMESEQPYEGMTGFVYWHPVEAFRKEVNDYGYWILHIDAKTGKIVVPKDPTLPPRI, encoded by the coding sequence ATGGACAATAAGAAATACCGTAGGTATTTTATTATACTAGGTCAGGAAGATGAAGGTTTTAGTTTACAAACAGGAAAAAGTCCAAAGGGATACACTAAGATTGAAGTGAAAAACGGAAAGGGTGTACTTACTCATTATATACAGAATATCAAATACTTCTACGACGCAGAATATGTGTATAGGTCCTATTTAGTAGGTACTAACAGAGATGATATTATCTATATGGATAATGGCATTTTAAAGGTAGAAGAGTCTGGTAAAGCTGAACTAAAATGGACCTTTAATGCAGATAATGTGGATGGAAAGAAAGCATCAATGAAGGACTTTAATGTAGTTTGTATTGTGGCAGAATCAACAAAAGATGCGAAGAGAAAGTCAATCATCATACCTTTAGCTGGATATATAGATAAAAAGAAGGTAGTATGGAAAGAAGCTTTTAGTAGCAAGTTATACAAGAAAAATAAAGAGGATCTATTTCAAAAGCATAATGAAAAAGAAGAAATTCATGTATCCCATGAACATAATAATGACTATGAAGTTGCTGAAAATAAGATTGAGAATTTAGTGGATGTAGAATCTGATAAAAATACTTATGAGGAAGAAAGAGAAGTTGCAGATAGCATATCACCTGTAGAAGATGTACCAGTTGAATTTGCTGAAGTTAGTAAAGAGGATAATATCCTGGAAGAGGTATTGGATAAAAATAATGAAGAAGAAAAGGTGGAATTATTTGCTGAAGTTAAAGAAGATGAAGAAATAGAAGCTTTTAAAAATCTAGGAACAGAAGTGGAAGTACAAGAAGAAATAGAAGCTTTTAAAGATATAGAAACAGAAGTAGAAGCGGAAGAAGAGATAGAAACTTTTAAAAATCTAGGAACAGAAGTAGAAGTGGAAGAAGAAATAGAAACTTTTAAAAATCTAGGAACAGAAGTGGATGTACAAGAAGAAATAGAAGCTTTTAAAGATATAGAAACAGAAGTAGAAGTAAAAGAAGAATTAAATACTTTTAAAGATTCAGGAACAGAAGTAGAAAAAGAATTTATAGAATATGATAAGAAAAATTTGGATTTTATGGGAAATCAATTCGGTTATATGGAAGAAGAAATAGAGTCTTCACATAAGGAATTTCAGTTAGATGGATTAACTAATAGGGATTCAATGGAACATTCATCTTATCAATATCATTTTAAAATGATATGTAAATATGTGGAGAGCATGTTGGGGTATTATCCAGAAATAATACCATTTGATAAAAATATACAAAATACTAGATGGTGGAGAATTGATTATGATGATCAAACCATGTACAGGAACTTCTTACCATTTTATGGGTATGTATCTGAAGAAGACAATGAAGAAAGTGGACCAACTTGTCCAGGTCTAATTAATAAATATGAACATTATATATTTGGAATTAAATATGAAGAAGATGACACAAAATACTATATGTACGGTATTCCAGGTAGATTTATGGAAAGTGAACAACCCTATGAAGGAATGACAGGATTTGTATATTGGCATCCTGTGGAAGCGTTCCGTAAAGAGGTCAATGACTATGGATATTGGATACTTCATATAGATGCTAAAACAGGTAAAATTGTAGTACCAAAGGATCCAACTCTTCCACCAAGAATTTAA
- a CDS encoding DUF3793 family protein has product MNEHKQCFKQNKDPFIQWLVGTLGPVILGVKPSEIMSFKMNDATTNEKIKKIEETFSICKHISYKISYYNGTSIKVLFYNVKSLEKTLKEPRNLKFLASIGYPKKFSLNFFLNHLISKINLGIIPTEIGVFLGYPLKDVIGFMGHPSLKLTKVNGWRIYGDSRISDQRYEEFLQAKKKIRDLLTINNPSTILAITS; this is encoded by the coding sequence ATGAACGAACATAAACAATGTTTTAAACAAAATAAAGACCCATTTATACAGTGGTTAGTAGGAACTTTAGGTCCTGTTATATTGGGAGTAAAGCCATCAGAAATAATGAGTTTTAAAATGAACGATGCCACTACTAATGAAAAAATAAAAAAAATAGAGGAGACCTTCTCTATTTGTAAACATATATCTTATAAAATTTCATATTATAATGGTACTAGTATAAAAGTATTGTTTTATAATGTGAAATCTTTAGAAAAAACTTTAAAAGAGCCGAGAAACTTGAAATTCCTAGCTTCCATAGGTTATCCGAAAAAATTTTCTCTAAATTTTTTCCTAAATCATTTGATTAGTAAGATAAATCTTGGTATAATACCTACAGAAATAGGAGTTTTTTTGGGATATCCTTTAAAGGATGTCATTGGGTTTATGGGTCATCCATCTTTAAAGTTAACGAAGGTTAATGGCTGGAGAATTTATGGGGATTCGAGAATATCTGATCAGAGATATGAAGAATTTCTCCAAGCTAAGAAAAAGATTCGTGACTTGTTAACAATCAATAATCCCAGTACTATTCTCGCTATAACATCATAA